A stretch of the Filimonas lacunae genome encodes the following:
- a CDS encoding M17 family peptidase N-terminal domain-containing protein yields MKKNIMNHLLLAGFLAIAASNVQAQAVKADSAVKTTAIGTTKVWGTVDGMAIAGLVQGPSAAEAPLQVACVFEYTEGDIFNAPPALPAPLNGMVHLDHALQGQITEIRKSGKFAGHAFETLLITPPAGALKAQRLLLIGLGNRNAFNADLMTSVGAVALREALNLGVTSFSFASDIKDAGIDSPTALVAGNVTKGIIQAYRTQQYLKSKNLATYKPVTKVILLAGPAFFTTAGEGIKEAIASFNN; encoded by the coding sequence ATGAAGAAAAATATAATGAATCATTTGCTGTTAGCGGGCTTTTTAGCCATAGCAGCAAGTAACGTACAGGCGCAGGCAGTAAAGGCTGATTCTGCCGTTAAAACCACTGCTATTGGCACCACTAAGGTTTGGGGTACTGTAGATGGTATGGCTATAGCCGGTTTGGTACAAGGCCCTTCAGCCGCCGAAGCGCCTTTGCAGGTAGCATGTGTGTTTGAATATACCGAGGGAGATATATTCAACGCACCGCCTGCATTGCCTGCTCCACTAAATGGTATGGTGCACCTGGATCATGCACTGCAAGGGCAGATTACGGAAATTCGTAAAAGCGGCAAATTTGCGGGTCATGCTTTTGAAACCCTGCTGATTACACCGCCTGCCGGTGCTTTAAAAGCCCAGCGCCTGTTGCTGATTGGTTTAGGTAACCGCAATGCTTTCAACGCCGATTTAATGACCTCTGTAGGCGCTGTAGCTTTACGGGAAGCCTTGAACCTGGGTGTAACCAGTTTTTCTTTTGCCAGCGATATTAAAGATGCCGGTATTGACTCTCCTACTGCACTGGTAGCCGGTAATGTAACCAAAGGCATTATCCAGGCATATCGCACACAGCAGTACCTGAAAAGTAAAAATCTGGCTACTTACAAGCCTGTTACCAAAGTAATACTGCTGGCAGGCCCTGCTTTCTTTACTACTGCCGGTGAAGGCATTAAAGAAGCTATTGCTTCTTTCAATAACTAA
- a CDS encoding amidohydrolase, whose translation MQTADLILYNGLIHTVNSEAPAATAVAVKDGKFVAVGNDAAVLSAWQADGSKLIDLKKKRVIPGLNDSHIHLIRGGLNYNLELRWDGVPSLADALRMLQEQVARTPSPQWVRVVGGWNEFQFAEKRMPTLEEINKIAPDTPVFIMHLYDRAFLNAAALRAVGFTKDTPAPPGGQIQKGPNGEPTGLILATPNAMILYSTLAKGPKLSYEHQVNSTRHFMTELNRFGITSVIDAGGGFQNFPDDYEVINELHQKEQLTVRIAYNLFTQRPKHELEDFDNWTKTVKVYQGDDMYRHNGAGEMLVFSAADFEDFLQPRPDLPEVMEEELERVVRLLVENRWPFRLHATYNESITRFLNVFEKVNRDMPFNGLPWIFDHAETIDEKNIERVKALGGGIAIQSRMAFQGEYFADRYGSTAAAHTPPVKRMLQTGVPVGVGTDATRVSSYNPWIALYWLSTGKTVGGLQLYGDHNRISRDTALELYTKGSAWFSNEQPKKGSIKVGMLADVAVLSSDFFAMEEELIKGIESVLTIVGGKIVYAKDDFGSYAPPVIPILPDWSPTHIYNGYYPAIVNGRLTSQKADAPVASGAADVSAHVHCCAGSCDVHGHDHDVARKSNVPVSNYTAFWGALGCSCFAF comes from the coding sequence ATGCAAACAGCAGATTTAATATTATACAACGGGCTTATACATACGGTTAACAGCGAAGCGCCTGCTGCTACAGCAGTGGCGGTGAAAGACGGTAAGTTTGTAGCCGTAGGCAATGATGCTGCCGTTTTAAGCGCCTGGCAGGCGGATGGCAGCAAGTTGATTGACCTGAAGAAGAAACGGGTAATACCCGGGTTAAACGATTCGCATATACACCTGATACGCGGCGGGTTAAATTACAACCTGGAATTGCGTTGGGATGGCGTGCCGTCGTTAGCCGATGCCCTGCGTATGTTGCAGGAACAGGTGGCCCGCACTCCCTCGCCACAATGGGTGCGTGTGGTAGGTGGCTGGAATGAATTTCAGTTTGCTGAAAAGCGTATGCCTACGCTGGAAGAGATCAATAAAATAGCGCCTGACACTCCGGTGTTTATTATGCACCTGTATGACAGGGCCTTTTTAAATGCGGCGGCTTTGCGCGCAGTAGGTTTTACCAAAGACACCCCTGCCCCTCCCGGCGGACAAATTCAGAAAGGCCCTAATGGCGAGCCTACCGGTTTAATACTGGCTACGCCTAATGCCATGATACTGTATAGTACATTGGCAAAAGGCCCTAAGCTGAGCTACGAACACCAGGTGAATTCTACCCGTCATTTTATGACCGAGTTAAACCGTTTTGGTATTACCAGTGTGATTGATGCGGGTGGCGGTTTTCAGAATTTTCCGGACGATTATGAAGTGATCAACGAACTGCATCAAAAGGAGCAGCTGACCGTTCGTATTGCCTACAACCTGTTTACACAAAGGCCGAAGCACGAACTGGAAGATTTTGATAACTGGACTAAAACCGTAAAGGTGTACCAGGGAGATGATATGTACCGCCATAACGGTGCGGGCGAAATGCTTGTGTTTTCTGCTGCTGATTTTGAAGACTTCCTGCAACCCCGTCCGGATCTTCCGGAAGTGATGGAAGAAGAGCTGGAACGGGTGGTAAGGTTGCTGGTAGAAAACCGCTGGCCTTTCCGTTTACATGCTACTTATAACGAAAGCATTACACGCTTCTTAAACGTGTTTGAGAAAGTGAACAGGGATATGCCTTTTAATGGCCTGCCCTGGATATTTGACCACGCAGAAACCATTGATGAGAAGAATATAGAGCGGGTGAAAGCGTTGGGTGGCGGCATAGCTATACAAAGTCGTATGGCGTTTCAAGGGGAATATTTTGCTGACCGTTATGGAAGCACTGCCGCTGCTCATACCCCGCCAGTGAAGCGTATGCTGCAAACAGGCGTTCCTGTAGGCGTAGGCACCGATGCCACGCGCGTAAGCAGTTACAACCCCTGGATAGCTTTGTATTGGTTAAGTACTGGTAAAACGGTGGGTGGCCTGCAGTTGTATGGCGATCATAACCGTATTTCCCGCGATACTGCACTGGAGCTGTATACCAAAGGCAGTGCCTGGTTCTCGAACGAGCAGCCTAAAAAAGGCAGCATTAAGGTAGGTATGCTGGCAGATGTGGCGGTGCTGAGCAGCGACTTCTTTGCTATGGAAGAAGAACTGATCAAGGGAATTGAATCGGTTCTGACCATTGTAGGCGGTAAGATTGTATATGCTAAAGACGACTTTGGTTCTTATGCGCCTCCTGTTATTCCTATTTTGCCGGACTGGAGTCCTACACATATTTACAATGGGTATTATCCTGCTATTGTAAACGGCCGTCTTACCTCACAAAAAGCAGATGCTCCTGTCGCCAGCGGTGCTGCTGATGTAAGTGCGCATGTGCATTGCTGTGCGGGTAGTTGCGATGTACATGGACATGACCATGACGTAGCGCGTAAAAGTAATGTTCCGGTAAGCAATTACACCGCTTTCTGGGGCGCATTAGGTTGTTCTTGTTTTGCATTCTAA
- a CDS encoding DoxX family protein, whose product MIEIIKSVLWSDLGSSMNNYAMLVFRVLLALELFRVHGMKKFRVENGQREHVPNPLHLPDKLNGLVATFSDTVVPFLIMLGVATRLVILPTIGVTAIGYFVVHRKDNIEVRDVPYMYTLSLLLVLALGPGIYSIDNYLFNHLF is encoded by the coding sequence ATGATAGAGATTATTAAAAGTGTATTGTGGAGCGATTTGGGTAGCAGCATGAATAACTATGCCATGCTGGTTTTTCGTGTATTGCTGGCGCTGGAACTATTCCGCGTGCATGGTATGAAAAAGTTCAGGGTAGAAAACGGGCAGCGCGAGCATGTGCCCAATCCCCTGCATTTACCGGATAAGCTGAATGGTTTGGTGGCTACTTTTTCTGATACGGTAGTGCCATTCCTGATAATGCTGGGCGTGGCTACCCGATTGGTGATATTGCCTACTATAGGCGTTACGGCCATCGGTTATTTTGTGGTGCACCGCAAAGATAATATTGAAGTAAGGGACGTGCCTTATATGTACACCTTGTCGTTATTACTGGTGCTGGCACTGGGGCCGGGTATATATTCAATAGATAACTATTTGTTCAATCATTTATTTTAA
- a CDS encoding Dps family protein: MEAAIGISKENLAAVAHSLSKVLADEFILYTKTRKAHWCVTGPDFHSKHVFFEGLYNQLEEVIDTVAERIRTLGHFPPATLKEYLALTHLTEQTREKNDGLGFIKELLADHESILIHLRENINGYANKLKDAGTSDYITGLMEFHEKTAWMLRAHLE, encoded by the coding sequence ATGGAAGCAGCAATAGGTATTAGCAAAGAGAACCTGGCAGCGGTAGCGCATTCTTTAAGCAAGGTACTGGCCGATGAGTTTATATTATATACGAAAACCCGTAAAGCGCACTGGTGTGTAACCGGGCCTGATTTTCACAGCAAGCATGTGTTTTTTGAGGGCTTGTATAACCAGCTGGAAGAGGTGATTGATACCGTGGCGGAGCGTATTCGCACACTGGGGCACTTCCCTCCTGCTACATTAAAGGAATACCTGGCTTTAACCCATTTGACCGAGCAAACACGCGAAAAGAATGATGGCCTGGGCTTTATTAAGGAATTGCTGGCCGATCATGAAAGTATTCTGATTCACCTGCGTGAAAATATCAATGGCTACGCCAATAAACTGAAAGATGCAGGTACCAGCGATTACATTACCGGGCTGATGGAGTTTCATGAAAAAACTGCCTGGATGTTAAGAGCGCACCTGGAGTAA
- a CDS encoding YoaK family protein gives MLQKRGINAVTFLLSCIAGYCDTVTFVKGDSIFSAHVTGNFITFAAQAIKGGSPASWIKLITFPVFVAAVIVGGWLIDKTQKKYHLLLLQSVLLMLSGAAAIFLPAITGPDDKWCIYTIVMTVVFAMGLQNAFGKLFAKETHGPTTMMTGNVTQASLDLGHLLRNGFRADVLSLQSLQKQSYTIGGFLCGCLFGALLAGYFGLGALLLPGVAMLICYLTTDASPAG, from the coding sequence ATGTTACAAAAACGAGGGATTAATGCAGTTACGTTTTTATTGTCGTGCATAGCCGGTTATTGTGATACCGTCACCTTTGTAAAGGGCGACTCTATCTTTTCGGCGCATGTTACAGGTAACTTTATCACGTTTGCTGCGCAGGCCATTAAAGGCGGTAGTCCGGCGTCGTGGATAAAACTGATCACCTTTCCGGTGTTTGTGGCGGCGGTGATTGTGGGCGGCTGGCTGATTGATAAAACGCAAAAAAAGTATCACCTGTTGTTACTGCAAAGTGTTTTGCTGATGCTGTCTGGTGCGGCTGCCATTTTTTTACCTGCTATTACCGGACCGGATGATAAATGGTGCATTTACACGATAGTAATGACAGTTGTATTTGCTATGGGGTTACAGAATGCTTTTGGAAAGCTGTTTGCGAAAGAAACACATGGCCCTACTACCATGATGACGGGAAATGTTACCCAGGCTTCGTTGGATTTAGGACACTTGTTACGCAATGGTTTTAGAGCGGATGTGCTGTCGCTGCAAAGCTTGCAAAAGCAAAGCTATACTATCGGTGGCTTTTTATGCGGTTGTTTGTTCGGTGCCTTGCTAGCAGGGTATTTTGGACTGGGCGCATTGCTGTTGCCGGGTGTGGCCATGCTGATATGTTATTTAACCACAGATGCAAGTCCTGCTGGTTAA
- a CDS encoding sigma-54-dependent Fis family transcriptional regulator, with amino-acid sequence MEKGLTARNPDAALRHSRLLLLEQLQQREKEQSILLHVGSKIANARERSDLWDIITVQLLNLLGAQYYTLCLINEDGVTHTPYLHSQEKSIRTRAKDSPIVHAGHPIEDGIFNVALASNEPVIFDLEMLMKVKNIPPYIINWYNSDIREMMVVKICNGKEARGVLYLYAQEHGSFTVDKFNLLLGIADQLGTGICNIRALETIQQQLEAINKYKQQLEQENLYLQEEQKLSSRFSEMIGSSAEMQKVCRLLSQVAMADSTILILGETGTGKELIARAIHHASARRNKLMIKVNCAALPANLIESELFGHEKGSFTGALEKRVGKFELANNSSLFLDEIGELPLELQAKLLRVLQEKEIERIGGKGTIKVNVRIIVATNRNLEKEVQAGRFRSDLYYRLNVVPITLPPLRKRKEDIPALVSHFIERYAQNAGKKINNISHKAMEMLMGYDWPGNIRELEHLIERTVLLTNTSSIKEVLLPAGAKKAGTYHEEEFVVKPLDEMEREYILKVIKHCKGRISGPNGAAVKLNMPSTTLTSKMQRLGIKKEHFVQEEE; translated from the coding sequence ATGGAAAAAGGGCTTACCGCCAGGAATCCTGATGCAGCTTTGCGTCATTCCAGGCTATTGTTGTTAGAGCAGTTGCAGCAGAGAGAGAAGGAACAATCTATATTATTGCATGTTGGCAGTAAAATAGCCAATGCCCGGGAAAGAAGTGATTTATGGGATATTATCACCGTGCAATTATTGAATTTGCTTGGTGCCCAATATTATACCTTATGCCTTATTAACGAAGATGGCGTAACCCATACCCCTTATTTACACAGCCAGGAAAAAAGCATACGCACCCGCGCTAAAGACAGTCCGATAGTACATGCCGGACATCCTATAGAAGATGGCATCTTCAACGTGGCACTAGCCAGTAACGAACCGGTGATCTTTGATCTGGAAATGCTGATGAAAGTCAAAAACATACCGCCTTACATCATCAACTGGTACAACTCCGATATCCGGGAAATGATGGTGGTAAAAATATGCAACGGCAAAGAAGCCAGGGGCGTGCTGTATTTATATGCGCAGGAACACGGATCTTTTACTGTAGATAAATTTAACCTGCTTCTGGGCATTGCCGATCAGCTGGGCACCGGCATTTGTAATATCCGCGCCCTGGAAACCATACAGCAGCAACTGGAAGCTATCAATAAATACAAACAACAACTGGAACAGGAAAACCTGTACCTGCAGGAGGAGCAAAAGTTGAGCAGCCGGTTTTCGGAAATGATAGGCTCTTCTGCCGAAATGCAGAAAGTATGCCGCCTGCTGTCGCAGGTGGCTATGGCCGATTCTACTATATTGATTTTAGGCGAAACCGGCACTGGTAAAGAGTTGATTGCACGCGCCATACACCATGCTTCGGCACGACGCAATAAGCTGATGATAAAAGTAAACTGTGCCGCCCTGCCAGCCAACCTGATAGAGAGTGAATTGTTCGGGCACGAAAAGGGCAGCTTTACCGGCGCACTGGAAAAGCGTGTTGGCAAGTTTGAGCTGGCCAATAACAGCTCCTTATTCCTGGATGAAATAGGAGAGTTACCGCTGGAACTACAGGCTAAACTATTGCGGGTATTGCAGGAGAAAGAAATAGAACGTATTGGCGGCAAGGGCACTATTAAAGTAAATGTGCGCATTATTGTGGCCACCAACCGCAACCTGGAAAAAGAGGTACAGGCCGGCAGGTTTAGAAGCGATTTGTATTACCGGTTGAATGTGGTGCCTATTACTCTGCCACCCTTACGCAAACGCAAGGAAGACATTCCTGCGCTGGTATCCCATTTCATTGAAAGATATGCGCAAAACGCCGGTAAAAAAATCAATAACATTTCGCACAAGGCCATGGAAATGCTGATGGGCTACGACTGGCCTGGTAATATACGGGAGCTGGAACACCTGATTGAGCGCACAGTATTGCTTACCAATACCAGCTCTATTAAAGAAGTGCTTTTACCGGCAGGCGCCAAAAAAGCCGGCACTTATCACGAAGAGGAATTTGTGGTAAAACCACTGGACGAAATGGAGCGGGAATATATTTTAAAAGTAATTAAGCATTGCAAGGGGCGCATATCCGGCCCGAATGGCGCCGCCGTGAAATTAAATATGCCCTCTACTACACTCACCTCCAAAATGCAACGCCTGGGTATTAAGAAAGAGCATTTTGTACAGGAAGAAGAATAA
- a CDS encoding 5'-methylthioadenosine/S-adenosylhomocysteine nucleosidase family protein: protein MNALVNESTDIAALLQQNPLFVFALDYEAAEEFSEYNPYIVGIGKVNAAYHLTKRIIQNKPGIIINLGSAGSNRFSRGEVVCCTRFIQRDMDVTPLGFQQYETPYSNLEPVLQYGLSFKGLQEGTCGTGDNFETAHLSTAYDVIDMEAYPLAWIAMKEQIPFLCLKYISDGADGGAAEEWTEQVHKAAAALKQVITQLV, encoded by the coding sequence ATGAATGCATTAGTAAATGAAAGCACAGATATAGCGGCGCTGTTACAGCAAAACCCTTTGTTTGTGTTTGCCCTGGATTATGAAGCAGCAGAAGAGTTTAGCGAATACAACCCTTATATAGTAGGCATAGGCAAGGTAAACGCTGCCTATCATTTAACCAAACGTATCATTCAAAACAAACCAGGTATTATCATTAACCTGGGCTCGGCGGGTAGTAACCGTTTTTCGCGTGGTGAGGTGGTATGCTGCACCCGGTTTATACAGCGTGATATGGATGTTACGCCACTCGGCTTTCAGCAATACGAAACTCCTTACTCCAACCTGGAGCCGGTGCTGCAATATGGCTTATCCTTTAAAGGCTTGCAGGAAGGCACCTGTGGCACAGGCGATAACTTTGAAACAGCTCATCTGTCTACCGCCTATGATGTCATTGACATGGAAGCCTATCCATTAGCCTGGATAGCCATGAAAGAACAAATTCCCTTTCTGTGCCTGAAATATATATCTGACGGTGCAGACGGAGGAGCAGCCGAAGAATGGACAGAGCAGGTGCACAAAGCCGCAGCCGCATTAAAACAGGTCATTACCCAATTGGTATAA
- a CDS encoding alpha/beta hydrolase, producing MLATMLFFSLYTVRAQEGAIDKSIHKTTVTYSTKDTVTLKMDIYSNDPITVKKPCIVFVFGGGFATGQRDAAGYFAYFNALAKHNFKVVSIDYRLGLQGGKKVSPLNTKPLKEAIDMAVTDLYDATAYLIKHAETLGIDSSAIILSGSSAGAITALQADWEKRNEHAIAQILPESFQYKGVVAFAGAILSYRGAPTYKIPPAPTMLYHGTKDKIVPFNRVRFFNKIFCGSNYLAYRFEAEKYPYYFRVMHRMGHEVASTPMHQHIDEVLWFLDEYVIKGKQYLVQVDFNDLAGRRVSR from the coding sequence TTGCTTGCAACTATGCTGTTTTTCTCTCTCTATACTGTCCGCGCGCAGGAGGGAGCTATTGACAAATCCATTCACAAAACAACCGTCACGTACAGTACCAAAGACACGGTAACACTAAAAATGGACATTTACAGTAATGACCCCATTACCGTGAAAAAGCCCTGTATCGTGTTTGTATTTGGTGGCGGCTTTGCCACCGGGCAAAGAGATGCTGCCGGTTATTTTGCCTATTTTAATGCATTGGCCAAGCATAACTTTAAAGTAGTATCTATTGACTACCGCTTAGGGCTTCAGGGTGGTAAAAAAGTATCGCCACTGAACACAAAACCGTTAAAAGAAGCAATTGATATGGCAGTAACCGACCTGTACGATGCCACAGCCTACCTGATTAAACATGCCGAAACATTGGGCATTGATTCCTCAGCTATTATTTTAAGTGGCTCCAGCGCAGGCGCTATCACTGCCTTACAGGCCGATTGGGAAAAAAGGAATGAACATGCCATTGCGCAAATACTACCCGAAAGCTTCCAGTACAAAGGAGTAGTAGCCTTTGCCGGAGCTATACTAAGCTACAGGGGAGCGCCCACTTATAAAATACCACCGGCGCCCACTATGCTTTATCATGGTACTAAAGACAAAATAGTTCCTTTTAACCGCGTCCGCTTTTTCAATAAAATATTCTGCGGCTCTAATTACCTGGCTTACCGTTTTGAAGCAGAAAAGTATCCTTACTATTTCCGGGTAATGCATCGCATGGGGCACGAAGTGGCCAGTACACCCATGCACCAGCATATAGATGAAGTGCTGTGGTTTTTAGATGAATACGTTATAAAAGGGAAACAGTACCTGGTACAGGTTGACTTTAACGATTTGGCCGGCAGAAGGGTTTCCCGCTAA